A window of Paenibacillus phoenicis genomic DNA:
AACGACAAGCATTTCCAGGCCCACAGCTATCAGCCTGGCGCGGACGGCCCGTGGATCCAGCGGATGGTCGAGGAGCTGCAGACCGCCCATCACGCGATCAAGTTTGATACGCCTGAGCTGGTTGCGGCGCTGCCCGACTCGACGATTGCCCGCGATTTGCCGGGCATGGCGGATGTGGACGCCTCGCTGTTGCTTTTTTGTAGGGAGATTAAAAAAGGGGCCACCGTCGCCATCTCCGGCGAAGCTGCGGACGAAGTCTTTGGCGGCTACCCGTGGTTCCACCGCGAGGAGCTGCTGAATTCGGGAACGTTCCCTTGGTCTGTGGCGACCGGGCTGCGCGCAGATCTGTTGTCGCCGGAAATCCGCGAATGGATCAAGCCGGAGCAGTATATCGCCGATCGATACAGCGAAGCGGTCGCGGAGACACCGAAGCTGGAAGGGGAGAAGGGCGAGCGGGCTCGGATGCGGGTCATGTCGTACCTGAACATCACGCGGTTCATGCCAACGCTGCTGGACCGCAAAGACCGCATGAGTATGGCTGCAGGATTGGAAGTCCGCGTGCCTTATTGCGATCACCGACTGGTGCAGTATGTCTGGAATATTCCGTGGGAGATCAAAACGACCGGGAACCGGGAAAAAGGGATTTTGCGCAAAGCGCTGGAAGGCATCCTGCCTGAAGACGTACTTTACCGCAAAAAAAGCCCCTACCCCAAAACGCATAACCCGAACTACCTGACTGCCGTGCGGGATCAAATGCTGAAGATTCTCGACGACCCGACCTCGCCGATCTTGCCGCTGATTAATGCGGACAAAATTCGCGCCATCGCCGCGTCCAAGGAATCGTCCTCCAACCTGCCATGGTTCGGCCAGCTGATGAGCGGTCCGCAGCTGTTTGCGTATTTGTCGCAGGTGAACTTCTGGCTGAGCACCTACAACGTGAAAATTCGTTAATTGAAGCGCAAAAAGCAAGCCGGGAACCTTACCCAGGTCCCTGACTTGCTTTTTTTGATGTCGCTTATAGTGGGTTGCGAAAAAATAACTGGAAAACCTGCCGTTAATTTTACCGGTTCGGGTGCTTTAACAGGCATTAACGGTATTTCCTGACGTTAATTTCGGGCATTTGGGCCGTTTCCGGCCTTTAGGGCAAAATTAACTGTAGGTTTTACCGTTAATTGGTGCAACGAGCCAAAAAGTCGAAAATTAACAGGAGGATTTACCGTTAATTTCCCGCAAGCAAGCGGCTATGAGCCAAGCCGCACGGGCTGCACGGGCTGCACGGCCTCCTCGGGCCTCACGTGCTGCACGGTCACACGGCCCTCGCCTACTTCCCCGCAGCCGCCCCGCTCAGCTTGTCCGCCAACGCCCGCAGCGCCGCGCCGCGATGGCTGACGGCCTGCTTCTCCTCCAGCGTCAGCTCGGCCATGGTCTTCTCGTACGCCGGCAGATAAAACAGCGGGTCATACCCAAACCCGCCGCCGCCCGCCGGCTCGGAGGTGATCCAGCCTTCGACTTCGCCGGAGGCTTCGATAAACTGCCCATTGGCCGGGTCGTACAAGGCCAGGTGGCAGACAAACCGCGCCGTGCTCAGCAGCGGCTGCTCCGTATCCTCGCCCAGCCGCCGCTTCTCAAGCTCGGCGAGCAGCTTCTCGTTGTTGTCCTCGTCGCTGGCACCTTCCCCGGCATATCGGGCCGAATAAACGCCCGGCGCACCGTCCAATTGGTCGACGCAAAGGCCCGAATCGTCGGCCAGCACAGGGCGGCCTAGCGCGTCGCCGACCGTTTTGGCCTTCTTACGGGCGTTCTCGGCGAACGTCGTCCCGTCTTCCACCACCTCCGGGGCATCCGGGTAATCGGCCAAGCTCCGAACCTCTTTGCCCAGCGGCGCCAAGGCATGCGCGAATTCCCGCACCTTCCCGGCATTACGGGTCGCCACGATAATCTCCGTTCCTTCGATCATGCTTACACCACCGATCGGGACTGCCCGCTTCCGATCAGCAGCGCAATCGGCCCGAGCGCCTCACGCTGCTGCTCGATCATCTCCCGAATCCCTTTCTCGGCGAGCTCCAGCATATGATCCAACTCCGCCCGGGAGAACGGGTTCTCTTCCCCGGTACCTTGAACCTCAACAAACTGGCCGTTGCCGGTCATCACCACGTTCATGTCGACCTTCGCTTTGGAATCCTCCTCATAGTTGAGATCCAACAACGTGTCCTCCCCAACGATCCCTACGCTGACGGATGCGAGAAAGTCCGTGATCGGAAACTTCGGCAGCGCGTGCTTCTGAGCGATCTTGTGCATCGCCAGCGCCAACGCCACGAACGCCCCGGTAATCGACGTGGTCCGCGTTCCGCCATCTGCCTGCAGTACGTCGCAATCGATCGTGATAGAGCGCTCACCCAGCGCCTGCAGATCCACGACCGAACGCAGCGCGCGGGCGATGAGCCGCTG
This region includes:
- the rph gene encoding ribonuclease PH: MRSNGRQADERRPMNLTVNVNKYAEGSVYIEVGDTKVLCTATVEEKVPMFMKGQGKGWVTAEYSMLPRATQTRNQRESARGKLSGRTMEIQRLIARALRSVVDLQALGERSITIDCDVLQADGGTRTTSITGAFVALALAMHKIAQKHALPKFPITDFLASVSVGIVGEDTLLDLNYEEDSKAKVDMNVVMTGNGQFVEVQGTGEENPFSRAELDHMLELAEKGIREMIEQQREALGPIALLIGSGQSRSVV
- a CDS encoding XTP/dITP diphosphatase, which codes for MIEGTEIIVATRNAGKVREFAHALAPLGKEVRSLADYPDAPEVVEDGTTFAENARKKAKTVGDALGRPVLADDSGLCVDQLDGAPGVYSARYAGEGASDEDNNEKLLAELEKRRLGEDTEQPLLSTARFVCHLALYDPANGQFIEASGEVEGWITSEPAGGGGFGYDPLFYLPAYEKTMAELTLEEKQAVSHRGAALRALADKLSGAAAGK
- the asnB gene encoding asparagine synthase (glutamine-hydrolyzing); protein product: MCGITGFIEWNRDLTKESDLVLSMTSCLENRGPDAQGTWISGPCAFGHRRLSVMDPENGAQPMIIHEEDAVFTIVYNGEIYNALELKAELQRRGRPFRTNCDTEVLLQSYIEWGPDCVYRLNGIFAFAIWDSVREHVFFARDRLGVKPLFYSEIDGTLIFGSEPKAILRHPKVEPVVGPEGLAEIFVIGPARTPGHSVYKDLKELRPGHVLIFNRNGLRKYAYWKLEAEPHTDNVEKTAATIRQLLQDTMERQLISDVPVCTLLSGGLDSSALTALAVDYYKRTGQGQVNTYSIDYVDNDKHFQAHSYQPGADGPWIQRMVEELQTAHHAIKFDTPELVAALPDSTIARDLPGMADVDASLLLFCREIKKGATVAISGEAADEVFGGYPWFHREELLNSGTFPWSVATGLRADLLSPEIREWIKPEQYIADRYSEAVAETPKLEGEKGERARMRVMSYLNITRFMPTLLDRKDRMSMAAGLEVRVPYCDHRLVQYVWNIPWEIKTTGNREKGILRKALEGILPEDVLYRKKSPYPKTHNPNYLTAVRDQMLKILDDPTSPILPLINADKIRAIAASKESSSNLPWFGQLMSGPQLFAYLSQVNFWLSTYNVKIR